The nucleotide window TCCTACCGTAAAATTGACCGCATCATTCCAGCGGTAGGATATAAAAGCGTTTTCCAACACTTTTCCTTTGGGGTCGCTGGCAAAATCGGCGAAGTTAACCAGACAGCTGGCTGTAAACCGGTCGCTGACCTGCGCTTTCACCTGAAGCCTTGCCCGTTTAATACTGAAACTGTTGCGCACCACTTCCTTTTCTTCGTCTGTTTGGTGTACTCCGTTCACATCTATGTTCGATTTGAGAGACAGCGTATAACGGGCCTGGAATACTCCGCCCAGTGTCACTCGTTTCAGAAAACCAACTTTCTGTGCAGTGGTATCAACCGAGGTGGTATCTATCGCCAGCCCATTTCCTGCATACGTCAACGGGATCCCTGCAACTAAAAAGGTGGCAAATAGTAAGACACTTCGTTTATGCATGCACGGTTGTTGTGAATTTCAGAATAGGCGGTTATTTATTGGGGATAACAATATGCAGCAGGGAAATGTTTGGAGGCGGGCAGGATAAAAAAATCCCGTTCCGGCATAACCGGAACGGGATCTGTATTTTTAAGCAGAAGGACTTATTTCACCAGCTTCAGCTCATCGATGATGTTTTTGGCACCACCCAGTTTTTCGATGCACCACAGCACATAGCGTACATCTACGCAGATAGTGCGGTTGTAGTCAGCGTCGAACTGGATTTTGTGGCTCAGCGCTTCGTAGTTGCCATCGAAGGCCAGACCAATCAATTCGCCGTTAGCGTTGATCACCGGAGAACCGGAGTTACCGCCGGTAATGTCGTTGGTAGTGATAAAGGCCACTACTACGTCGTTGCGTTTAGCGTCTTTGTATTGACCGAAATCTTTTTTGTTGTACAGGTCCATGTAGTTGGCCGGGAGGTCAAATTCGTAGTCACCTGGTACATATTTCTCGATCACGCCTTTCATGGTAGTAACATAATCGTAATGTACAGCATCGCGTGGAGAATATGGTTTCACCTGGCCAAAAGAGAGGCGCATGGTGAAGTTGGCATCAGGATACCTGTTGGCGTTAGGTTGCATCTGCATTACACCTTTCAGGTATTCGCGGCACAGGTCGTTGTTTTTCAGCGCGAACTGGCTATAGATAGGCTGGTATTTACCGGCGTAGTTTTTAATGAAGGTGCTGACATAAGCAAAAAGAGGATCGTTTTGCAGGGTTACAGCATCCGGATTGGCCATAAATGCTTTCCATTTGGCATCATCAAAAATGATGGTGTTGTTCATCAGGTAAGCAGCCCAGAGTTTCCAGGTGTTGTCATCTTCGAGGCTGCCGAATTTGTTTTTCAGCGCTTCGTAGAAGCCGATAGGTTGCTGATCTTTAGGCACGTCGTTGTAGAACATGCGGGCAGTAGCAGCCAGGATTTTCTGATCACTGGGTTTGTTTTCGCTTTCGAAGAAAGTGATTCTTGCTTTATCAGCAGCAACAGCAGCCTGTTGAGCGGCATCTTTAGCGCTACCTGGTGTTACCAGTGCTTTTTCCACTGCCATCAGGGTACCTGCATAAGCAGCTGCCGGAGAACCGAGAATACCTTCATTCAGATATACACGGTGTTTGGCATAAGGGCTCCATGCTTTGTAAGCAGCAGCATAATCGTTCATGATATTGGCGAACTCAGGTTTATCCTGTGCCCATTTGGCGAAAGCAGCTTCGTTCTTTTCTTTTTGTTCCAGTACGTGGTGTTGTTTCAGCTGTTTGGTTTCGCCGTCAAAGAACTTCCAGTAGTTGGCGATACCGGCATAATTAGACGCCAGTTTCAGTTTTACTGCCGGATCTTTCGCCATCTGTTCCATCATGGCTTTCAGTCTTACGTCGCGCAGATTTACCAGAGATGGGTTTTCCACTTCTGTTTTCAGCTTGATGCCATAAGAAGTTTCGTAACGGTTGGTACCACCAGGGTAACCGAAGATCATGGCGTAATCATTTTCTTTTACACCTTTGATGGATACCGGCAGGAAGTGTTTAGGTTTCAGCGGAACGTTGTCTTTGGAATAAGACGCTGGTTTACCATCTTTGGTAGCATATACGCGGAAGACAGAGAAATCACCGGTATGACGGGGCCATTCCCAGTTGTCGGTATCACCACCGAATTTACCTACGCTTTCAGGAGGAGTACCTACCAGGCGAACGTCTTTAAAGCGCTCGTATACAAACAGCAGGTATTGATTAGCTTTGAACATGGGCACCACTTTAGCTTCGTAGCCGGTGCCGGTGGTAGCTTTGGTGATGATATCGTTGTAAACATCCTGTTCTTTTTTCACTCTGTCAGCGCCGTTAAGCCCTTTCAGCTGTGCTTCCACATCTTTCGTTACATCTTCCACTTTTACCAGGAACTGTACAGAAAGCATGGGGGAAGAAATTTCTTCCTGTTTATTTTTTGCGTAGAAGCCGTTTTTGAGATAGTTATGTTCTACAGAGCTGGCAGCAGCAATTGCGCCATAACCGCAGTGGTGGTTCGTAAAGATCAAGCCTTCATTGCTTACAATTTCACCGGTACAACCTCCGCCAAAGATTACGATCGCATCCTTCATGGAAGCTTTGTTGATGCTATACAGCTGCTCTTTGGTTAATTTGAGGCCTCTTTTGACCATGTCATTGTAGGTTTGCTGGCCCAATAAATAAGGGAGCCACATGCCCTCGTCTGCTTTCGCCCATTGAATGCTTATGCTGAGCAGGAGGAGCAAAACCACTAATTTTTTTCTCATATAAATTTGGTTTTGTTATAAAAGGACCTCAAACCTAGCTATTTTTTCGTTAACGGACGCATGTGTAGGTATAATGCACAACATTCTACCAACCATTAAATTGCACTAATAATTTATATATATTTTTCAGTCTGTAAATAATGTGTTCCGCGTGTGAACAAAAAAACTGGAATATGTTTTGATAAGGGGGGAACAACAAAGTACCCGTGCCAAAAATCATATTTTCTAACAGTTTAAATCAGTTGACCATGAAAAAAATAATGTTATTACTGGGAGTAGCAGCATTTCTGGCGTGCAACGAGAATAAAAAGCAGCAGGAAAAGAAAGAAGAGGTGAAGGAAGGCGCTACTAAAGTTAAAGAAGACGTAAAAGCCACTGCCAAAAGCGCCGGGGAATACCTCGACGAGCAGAAAAAGCAGGCGGAGGAAGCTATCAGAGAGCGGATCAAACAAATAGACAAGACCAGTGACGAGTTAAAAAAAGAAGGAACTGCGAAAAGCAAGGCAGCCCGTAAAAAGCTGGAGAGCCTGAAAGCGGAGATGAATCAAAAGATGAAGGATGTCCAGAACAGCAGTGCCGATACCTGGGACAGCACACGTAAGGCCGCTGATGAGCTGATGAAAAAATCTGATAAGGAGTGGACAGACTTCAAACAGGATTTCAAAGACCTGTTCAAACGTGATTCCGAGTAAGACGCTAAAATTCCGTAGTCCTTGTTCCTTGAACATTAATCTTGTAATTTTACCCGTCTTAAACAGAACCGGATTTGCTACTATCTCATTATCAGAACGAATTATTGGAGGCTGGCTGTGACGAGGCCGGAAGAGGGTGCCTGGCAGGCCCTGTGTTTGCGGCAGCTGTGATTTTACCAGCAGGTTTCAGCCATCCGTTACTCAATGATTCCAAACAATTGAGCCCGGCAGACCGCGATCTGTTGCGCGGAGTAATAGAAAAAGAGGCATTGCACTACGCTGTTGCCAGTGTAGACCATGCGGAGATTGACAAGATAAACATACTAAAAGCCTCTTTCCGGGCTATGCACCTGGCATTGGAGCAACTGAGCCGGCAACCGGAATTCATCATCGTTGATGGAAACCGGTTTTATGCCTATGGCAAAACACCTTTTGCCTGCATTGTCAAGGGAGATGGTAAATATGCATCCATTGCGGCCGCCTCTATTCTTGCCAAAACGTACCGGGATGAGTATATGCAACAGTTGCATCAGGAATACCCGCACTTTGGCTGGAATGAGAACAAAGGCTATCCTACCAGGCAGCACAGGGAAGCACTGCGGGAATTTGGTGAATCACCTTACCACCGCAAGTCATTCCGCCTGTTGCCCGATGAGCAACTGGAACTGGATTTATAGCCCTTCCGGCTATCAGCCGCCCACCGTTAGCCAAATATCCGCTAACTGT belongs to Chitinophaga sp. HK235 and includes:
- a CDS encoding S46 family peptidase; the protein is MRKKLVVLLLLLSISIQWAKADEGMWLPYLLGQQTYNDMVKRGLKLTKEQLYSINKASMKDAIVIFGGGCTGEIVSNEGLIFTNHHCGYGAIAAASSVEHNYLKNGFYAKNKQEEISSPMLSVQFLVKVEDVTKDVEAQLKGLNGADRVKKEQDVYNDIITKATTGTGYEAKVVPMFKANQYLLFVYERFKDVRLVGTPPESVGKFGGDTDNWEWPRHTGDFSVFRVYATKDGKPASYSKDNVPLKPKHFLPVSIKGVKENDYAMIFGYPGGTNRYETSYGIKLKTEVENPSLVNLRDVRLKAMMEQMAKDPAVKLKLASNYAGIANYWKFFDGETKQLKQHHVLEQKEKNEAAFAKWAQDKPEFANIMNDYAAAYKAWSPYAKHRVYLNEGILGSPAAAYAGTLMAVEKALVTPGSAKDAAQQAAVAADKARITFFESENKPSDQKILAATARMFYNDVPKDQQPIGFYEALKNKFGSLEDDNTWKLWAAYLMNNTIIFDDAKWKAFMANPDAVTLQNDPLFAYVSTFIKNYAGKYQPIYSQFALKNNDLCREYLKGVMQMQPNANRYPDANFTMRLSFGQVKPYSPRDAVHYDYVTTMKGVIEKYVPGDYEFDLPANYMDLYNKKDFGQYKDAKRNDVVVAFITTNDITGGNSGSPVINANGELIGLAFDGNYEALSHKIQFDADYNRTICVDVRYVLWCIEKLGGAKNIIDELKLVK
- a CDS encoding ribonuclease HII, with the protein product MLLSHYQNELLEAGCDEAGRGCLAGPVFAAAVILPAGFSHPLLNDSKQLSPADRDLLRGVIEKEALHYAVASVDHAEIDKINILKASFRAMHLALEQLSRQPEFIIVDGNRFYAYGKTPFACIVKGDGKYASIAAASILAKTYRDEYMQQLHQEYPHFGWNENKGYPTRQHREALREFGESPYHRKSFRLLPDEQLELDL